A stretch of Blautia liquoris DNA encodes these proteins:
- a CDS encoding anthranilate synthase component II, producing MILLIDNYDSFTYNIYQMLADKDQVIVIRNDEKTVEEIIEMKPDAVVLSPGPGRPENAGVCIDVVQKLAGKLPILGVCLGHQAICQSFGGIVTHAKHLMHGKSSEIIVDPKSTIFYGLSDRLLVGRYHSLAVKREGLPKELKVTAYSTDGEVMGVEHQRFPIYGLQFHPESILTPDGSKMLQNFLNVG from the coding sequence ATGATTCTTTTGATTGATAATTATGACAGCTTTACCTATAACATCTATCAGATGCTGGCCGATAAAGATCAGGTAATTGTGATCCGAAACGATGAAAAGACAGTCGAGGAAATAATTGAAATGAAACCGGACGCCGTTGTTCTGTCACCCGGACCTGGGAGACCTGAAAACGCCGGAGTTTGTATCGATGTGGTGCAAAAGTTAGCCGGTAAACTTCCCATTCTGGGTGTGTGTCTCGGACATCAGGCCATCTGTCAGTCATTTGGAGGAATAGTCACACACGCGAAACACCTCATGCATGGAAAGTCCTCGGAGATTATCGTGGATCCAAAAAGTACGATTTTTTATGGCTTATCAGATAGATTGTTGGTGGGAAGATATCATTCTCTTGCAGTAAAAAGAGAGGGACTGCCAAAAGAGCTGAAAGTGACCGCATATTCCACAGACGGCGAGGTGATGGGTGTGGAACATCAAAGATTTCCGATATATGGACTTCAGTTTCATCCGGAGTCTATCCTGACACCAGATGGAAGCAAAATGCTCCAGAACTTCTTGAATGTCGGATAA
- a CDS encoding anthranilate synthase component I family protein: MNETQMTEAKRLAATGRYHVMPVTEEMLSDLYTPVGVLRTLQYVSSHSFILESAEGEKTWGRYSFLGFEPKLEFCCKDGICRTRELCPTGEGRVSIQTSCPERLIRELIAKYRSPRIEGLPPFTGGLVGYFSYDYIRYAKTGLDIEAVDDANFNDVDLMLFDQVIAFDHLKQKIILMVGMSLDGDIDKDYEHAKIRLERLKGLVRGRREKHPETLKLLTPPQALFTREEYCEMVCEAKRYIYEGDIFQVVLANRIFARKEGSIFDVYRLLRSSNPSPYMFYLSGDDIELAGASPETLVKLKEGILHTFPLAGTRKRGETRKEDEKLMQELLLDEKELAEHNMLVDLGRNDLGKISKVGTVCLEKYQSIERFSHVMHLGSTVKGEIAEDKDFMDAIGAVLPAGTLSGAPKIRACEIIDKLEGHRRGIYGGAVGYIDFTGNLDMCIAIRMAYAKKDELYVCSGAGIVAESVPENEYQECLNKAMAVMEAVEDAGKEMDV, translated from the coding sequence ATGAATGAGACACAGATGACAGAAGCTAAAAGGTTGGCAGCAACTGGAAGATATCATGTGATGCCGGTGACAGAAGAAATGTTGTCAGATCTTTACACACCGGTTGGGGTGCTGAGGACACTGCAATATGTGAGCAGTCACAGCTTTATACTTGAAAGTGCTGAGGGTGAGAAAACCTGGGGACGCTACAGCTTTCTAGGATTCGAGCCAAAACTGGAATTCTGCTGTAAGGATGGGATCTGTCGGACACGGGAACTGTGTCCGACGGGTGAGGGACGGGTAAGCATTCAGACTTCATGTCCCGAAAGGTTAATCCGGGAGCTGATTGCGAAGTATCGGTCTCCCAGGATCGAAGGCCTCCCCCCTTTTACCGGTGGTCTGGTCGGGTATTTCTCCTATGATTATATCCGGTATGCCAAGACAGGTCTTGATATAGAAGCCGTTGACGATGCGAATTTTAACGATGTGGATCTGATGCTGTTCGATCAGGTTATTGCATTCGACCATTTGAAACAGAAAATTATTTTGATGGTTGGGATGTCGCTGGATGGCGATATTGATAAGGACTATGAACATGCGAAAATCCGTCTGGAAAGGCTGAAAGGGCTGGTACGAGGCCGCAGGGAGAAACATCCGGAGACCTTGAAACTTTTGACACCCCCCCAGGCACTTTTCACGAGAGAAGAATATTGTGAGATGGTCTGTGAAGCTAAGAGATATATCTATGAGGGGGATATCTTTCAGGTAGTGCTTGCCAATCGGATATTTGCAAGGAAGGAGGGGAGCATCTTCGATGTGTACCGTCTGCTTCGGAGCTCGAACCCTTCTCCCTACATGTTTTATTTATCCGGAGATGACATTGAACTGGCTGGGGCCTCGCCGGAGACACTGGTCAAACTGAAAGAGGGAATCCTTCATACTTTTCCTCTGGCAGGTACCAGAAAGCGAGGCGAGACAAGAAAAGAAGATGAGAAATTGATGCAGGAACTTCTTTTGGATGAAAAAGAACTTGCTGAGCATAACATGCTTGTAGATCTCGGCAGGAATGATCTGGGAAAGATCAGCAAGGTCGGCACCGTATGTCTTGAGAAATATCAGAGCATCGAACGTTTTTCTCATGTGATGCATCTTGGATCCACAGTGAAAGGAGAAATTGCTGAGGATAAGGATTTCATGGATGCGATTGGCGCTGTACTGCCGGCAGGAACGCTTTCCGGAGCTCCAAAGATCAGAGCCTGTGAGATTATCGATAAGTTGGAAGGACACCGGAGGGGAATCTATGGCGGAGCTGTTGGATACATCGACTTTACCGGAAATCTGGATATGTGTATTGCAATCCGTATGGCTTATGCAAAGAAGGATGAACTTTATGTGTGTTCTGGAGCAGGAATTGTGGCAGAAAGTGTTCCGGAGAATGAGTACCAGGAATGCCTGAATAAAGCGATGGCGGTTATGGAGGCAGTGGAAGATGCGGGAAAGGAGATGGATGTATGA
- a CDS encoding ABC transporter ATP-binding protein produces the protein MKTVLDAKDLVKTYHKGKSMLCAVDHVSLTIHQGECLGLVGESGSGKSTLARMITSLVESDQGTILLNGKVHMVFQNPQDSFDPRRTLGDGIMEVFRNHGVSKADAKQQMNKLLSIVELQSEMTSRYPHQVSGGQCQRAAIARAIAMHPDLVICDEATSALDVTVQAQIIRLLKKLQKESGISYLFISHDLALVQAMCSRVAVMHKGKIVEQGSVSKIIKHPRSDYTRTLINSAI, from the coding sequence ATGAAGACGGTTCTGGACGCAAAAGATCTGGTAAAGACTTATCATAAAGGTAAATCAATGCTATGTGCTGTTGATCATGTCAGTCTTACAATCCATCAGGGAGAGTGTCTTGGACTGGTGGGGGAGAGCGGAAGTGGAAAAAGCACACTTGCCAGGATGATCACCAGCCTTGTCGAGTCGGATCAAGGAACGATTCTCTTGAATGGAAAAGTCCATATGGTATTTCAAAATCCGCAGGATTCCTTTGACCCGAGACGCACATTGGGGGATGGCATTATGGAAGTGTTCAGGAATCACGGTGTTTCAAAGGCAGATGCCAAACAGCAGATGAACAAACTTCTTTCGATTGTGGAACTTCAAAGCGAGATGACTTCCAGGTATCCACATCAGGTAAGCGGTGGACAATGTCAGAGAGCTGCAATTGCACGGGCGATCGCCATGCATCCGGATCTTGTCATCTGTGATGAGGCAACGAGCGCACTGGATGTCACAGTTCAGGCTCAGATCATAAGGCTGCTTAAAAAATTGCAGAAAGAAAGCGGGATTTCCTATCTGTTTATCAGCCACGATCTTGCCCTCGTACAGGCAATGTGTTCAAGAGTTGCCGTGATGCACAAGGGAAAGATTGTGGAGCAGGGAAGTGTTTCCAAGATCATAAAACATCCAAGGTCGGATTATACCAGAACACTAATTAATTCTGCAATTTAA
- a CDS encoding ABC transporter ATP-binding protein gives MDPILNVRHLEIKYGEMPAVSDVSLELMPGEVLGVVGESGSGKSTLIRGIMGLLGAGSQITEGDICFQGKKLLDLEQRERRKLMGQQMMMIFQNPQASLVPIRTVEKQIYEAISEGSRKRAGVLNRKKVREQALEAFAKIGLKGGEQILKSYPFQLSGGMNQRVCIAIAMMQRPQLLFADEPTSALDVTVQSQVLDELVKLKSLSGTAIVIVTHNIGIVERIADKAAVMYQGRLVEYGSKDEVIQHPREEYTKKLLNAVLHLERE, from the coding sequence ATGGATCCGATCCTTAATGTCAGACATCTGGAAATTAAATATGGGGAAATGCCTGCTGTATCTGATGTAAGTCTGGAGCTGATGCCGGGTGAGGTCCTTGGTGTCGTGGGTGAATCAGGAAGTGGGAAAAGCACACTCATACGTGGAATCATGGGACTTTTAGGTGCGGGGTCCCAAATCACAGAAGGTGACATCTGTTTTCAGGGAAAAAAGCTCCTGGATCTCGAACAGCGAGAACGCAGAAAACTTATGGGTCAGCAGATGATGATGATTTTTCAGAATCCCCAGGCTTCTCTTGTTCCGATACGGACAGTGGAAAAGCAAATTTACGAGGCAATATCAGAAGGAAGCAGGAAAAGAGCGGGTGTTTTAAACCGCAAAAAAGTCAGGGAGCAGGCTCTTGAGGCATTTGCAAAGATAGGACTGAAAGGTGGAGAACAGATTTTGAAATCCTATCCTTTTCAGTTGTCCGGTGGTATGAATCAGCGTGTCTGTATTGCGATTGCAATGATGCAAAGACCTCAACTGCTCTTTGCGGATGAGCCGACCAGTGCACTCGATGTCACAGTACAGTCCCAAGTTCTAGATGAGCTTGTAAAACTTAAAAGCCTTTCTGGAACAGCAATCGTAATTGTAACCCATAATATTGGTATCGTAGAGCGTATCGCGGACAAAGCAGCCGTGATGTATCAGGGAAGATTGGTTGAATACGGCTCGAAAGATGAGGTAATACAACATCCCAGAGAAGAGTATACGAAAAAACTATTAAACGCAGTTTTGCACTTGGAAAGGGAATAA